One Bosea sp. 685 DNA segment encodes these proteins:
- a CDS encoding bile acid:sodium symporter family protein, which produces MRSLLARFAPDPYIMALLGTVAFASVLPAHGEGAHVVGLVTNLAIGLLFFLYGTRLAPSAALEGLRHWRLHSFVLAATFLAFPAIALLLRLLMPSLLTPGLWTGLIFLSVLPSTVQSSIAFTSIAGGNVPAALCAASASNLIGIVITPLLAALLLTTQGHGFQAGAVGDILVQLLLPFAAGQLLRPWIGGWIASHKRMLGFVDRGSILLVVYTAFSEGVTQGIWHQLDLEQLGALVLVNVLLLAIVLAGTRLLSRALGFSRPDEITIVFCGSKKSLASGLPMASILFAGQSVGLIVLPLMLFHQIQLIACAVLAKRYAKAALRDETEGAPAAARA; this is translated from the coding sequence ATGCGATCCCTGCTCGCCCGCTTCGCGCCAGACCCGTACATCATGGCGCTGCTCGGCACGGTCGCCTTTGCCTCCGTCCTGCCGGCTCATGGCGAGGGCGCCCATGTCGTCGGCCTCGTCACCAATCTCGCCATCGGCCTGCTGTTCTTCCTCTATGGAACGCGGCTTGCGCCCAGCGCGGCGCTGGAGGGCTTGCGCCACTGGCGGCTGCACAGCTTCGTGCTGGCGGCGACCTTCCTCGCCTTCCCGGCGATCGCCCTGCTCCTGCGCCTGCTGATGCCGTCCCTGCTGACGCCCGGCCTGTGGACGGGATTGATCTTCCTCTCGGTTTTGCCGTCCACCGTGCAGTCCTCGATCGCCTTCACCTCGATCGCCGGCGGCAATGTTCCCGCCGCACTCTGCGCGGCCTCGGCCTCCAACCTCATCGGCATCGTGATCACGCCGCTGCTGGCGGCGCTGCTCCTGACGACGCAGGGGCACGGCTTCCAGGCCGGCGCCGTCGGCGACATCCTGGTCCAGCTGCTGCTGCCCTTCGCTGCCGGCCAGCTGCTGCGGCCCTGGATCGGCGGCTGGATCGCCAGCCACAAGCGCATGCTCGGCTTCGTCGATCGCGGCTCGATCCTGCTCGTCGTCTACACTGCCTTCAGCGAGGGCGTGACCCAGGGCATCTGGCACCAGCTCGATCTGGAGCAGCTCGGCGCGCTCGTCCTGGTCAATGTGCTGCTGCTCGCGATCGTGCTCGCCGGCACCCGCCTGCTCTCGCGTGCGCTCGGCTTCTCCCGGCCCGACGAGATCACCATCGTCTTCTGCGGCTCGAAGAAGAGCCTGGCGAGCGGCCTGCCGATGGCGAGCATCCTCTTCGCCGGCCAGTCGGTGGGTTTGATCGTGTTGCCGCTGATGCTGTTCCACCAGATCCAGCTCATCGCCTGCGCCGTGCTGGCAAAGCGCTATGCGAAGGCGGCACTGCGGGACGAGACGGAAGGCGCGCCAGCGGCAGCCCGGGCCTGA
- a CDS encoding type II toxin-antitoxin system RelE/ParE family toxin, which translates to MSSYGLADRADADLFELTLYGMKQFGARQAEAYAAELERLFQLIADTPRIGRKADGIRPGVRRHEHGSHIILYEEAPNGITILALVHKSSVQRLAL; encoded by the coding sequence GTGAGTAGCTACGGCCTTGCCGATCGCGCCGACGCGGACCTGTTCGAGCTGACGCTCTATGGCATGAAGCAATTCGGAGCCCGGCAGGCCGAGGCCTACGCCGCCGAGCTTGAGCGCCTATTCCAATTAATCGCCGACACACCCCGCATCGGCCGCAAGGCAGATGGCATCCGCCCCGGCGTGAGACGCCACGAGCACGGCTCGCACATCATCCTGTACGAAGAAGCACCGAACGGCATCACCATCCTGGCACTCGTCCATAAGAGCAGCGTGCAGCGCCTGGCCCTGTAA
- a CDS encoding type II toxin-antitoxin system ParD family antitoxin, producing MATMTISLPDPMKDWIEAQIKEGEYASTSDYVRDLVRRDRERRAHPELSLDDLRRIVDESRASGISKNSVSDIVARAKKQAKADGFLSE from the coding sequence ATGGCGACCATGACGATCTCTCTGCCTGACCCGATGAAGGACTGGATCGAGGCGCAAATCAAGGAAGGCGAGTACGCCAGCACGAGCGACTACGTTCGCGATCTCGTCCGCCGTGACCGCGAGCGCCGTGCGCATCCCGAGCTGTCACTCGACGACCTTCGCCGGATCGTGGATGAATCCCGCGCGAGTGGCATCAGCAAAAATTCGGTGTCCGACATCGTCGCCCGCGCCAAGAAGCAGGCAAAGGCCGACGGGTTCTTGAGTGAGTAG
- a CDS encoding acyl-CoA dehydrogenase family protein: MSANAAATSEMPDSAIDLIAAALPGFETLLEQAVAAVRQKVTVDGKISSVKLEAEQHAAHGLSWLATYVMALREMKAYGERLRAEDRYGATEDYAIRIGAGEYAAQIFGGIPMSQSEIVRLGALGLPAKAIAAARSDAAETLIAEGNTPQNRARLVSLFSQDHGLISVGDPGLDETLEAIRSEMRRFCAAEVTPHAHEWHLENEYIPMPVVEKMAELGVFGLTIPEEFGGMGLSKVSMCVVSEELSRGYIGVGSLGTRSEIAAELILCGGTDAQKQKWLPKLAAGEVLPTAVFTEPNTGSDLASLRTKAVKHGEGDAAVWKVSGNKTWITHPVRADIMTLLVRTDPDAAGYRGLSMLIAEKPRGTDEDPFPVAGLTGGEIEVLGYRGMKEYELAFDGFEVKAENLLGGVEGQGFKQLMQTFEAARIQTAARAVGVAQSAFDLGLKYAQDRIQFGKPLIAFPRVADKLAMMAVEILIARQLTYFAAREKDAERRCDLEAGMAKLLGARVAWAAADNALQIHGGNGFALEYPISRVLCDARILNIFEGAAEIQAQVIARRLVEG, from the coding sequence ATGAGCGCGAACGCCGCCGCCACATCCGAGATGCCTGACAGCGCGATCGATCTGATTGCCGCGGCCTTGCCCGGCTTCGAGACGCTGCTGGAGCAGGCTGTCGCGGCCGTGCGCCAGAAGGTCACGGTCGACGGCAAGATTTCCTCAGTGAAGCTCGAAGCCGAGCAGCATGCTGCTCACGGCCTTTCCTGGCTCGCGACCTATGTCATGGCGCTGCGCGAGATGAAGGCCTATGGCGAGCGCCTTCGGGCCGAGGACCGCTACGGCGCGACCGAGGATTACGCCATCCGCATCGGCGCCGGCGAATATGCCGCGCAGATCTTCGGCGGCATCCCGATGAGCCAAAGCGAGATCGTGCGGCTCGGCGCGCTCGGCCTCCCGGCCAAGGCGATTGCCGCCGCCCGTTCGGACGCGGCCGAGACGCTGATCGCGGAAGGCAATACGCCGCAGAACCGCGCCCGCCTTGTTTCGCTGTTCAGCCAGGATCACGGCTTGATCAGCGTCGGCGATCCCGGCCTCGACGAGACGCTGGAAGCGATCCGCAGCGAGATGCGCCGCTTCTGCGCCGCTGAGGTGACGCCGCACGCCCATGAATGGCACCTTGAGAATGAGTACATCCCGATGCCGGTCGTCGAGAAGATGGCCGAGCTCGGCGTCTTCGGCCTGACCATCCCCGAGGAATTCGGCGGCATGGGCCTCTCCAAGGTCTCGATGTGCGTCGTCTCGGAGGAGTTGTCTCGCGGCTATATCGGCGTCGGCTCGCTCGGCACGCGTTCCGAGATCGCGGCCGAACTTATCCTTTGCGGTGGTACGGATGCACAGAAGCAGAAATGGCTGCCCAAGCTTGCTGCCGGCGAGGTGCTGCCGACTGCCGTCTTCACCGAACCCAACACCGGCTCGGACCTTGCCAGCTTGCGCACCAAGGCGGTGAAGCATGGCGAGGGCGATGCGGCTGTCTGGAAGGTCTCGGGCAACAAGACCTGGATCACCCATCCCGTCCGCGCTGACATCATGACGCTGCTGGTGCGCACTGATCCGGATGCGGCCGGCTATCGCGGCCTCTCCATGCTGATCGCCGAGAAGCCGCGCGGCACCGACGAAGACCCATTCCCGGTTGCAGGCTTGACCGGCGGCGAGATCGAGGTGCTCGGCTATCGCGGCATGAAGGAATATGAGCTTGCCTTCGACGGCTTCGAGGTCAAGGCGGAAAACCTGCTCGGCGGCGTCGAGGGGCAGGGCTTCAAGCAATTGATGCAGACGTTCGAGGCCGCCCGCATCCAGACGGCGGCGCGGGCCGTCGGCGTGGCGCAGTCGGCCTTCGATCTCGGCCTGAAATACGCCCAGGACCGCATCCAGTTCGGCAAGCCCCTGATCGCCTTCCCGCGCGTCGCCGACAAGCTCGCCATGATGGCGGTCGAGATCCTGATCGCCCGCCAGCTCACCTATTTCGCCGCCCGCGAGAAGGACGCCGAGCGCCGCTGTGATCTCGAGGCCGGCATGGCCAAGCTGCTGGGCGCCCGCGTCGCCTGGGCTGCGGCCGACAATGCGCTGCAGATCCATGGCGGCAACGGTTTCGCGCTGGAATACCCGATCAGCCGCGTGCTCTGCGACGCGCGCATCCTCAACATCTTCGAGGGCGCGGCGGAAATCCAGGCGCAAGTGATCGCGCGCAGGCTGGTGGAGGGGTGA
- a CDS encoding DMT family transporter, whose translation MLSSPLFLRLTPVIFTFLWSSGWVVAGYSALYADALTFLAVRFACAGVLLAGLAFALRAPWPKGRRAIIDCIVTGVLLHAAYLGGLWWAIRNGLPTGISGLIAGLQPILTALFAPALVGERISPIRWVGILCGFLGIALVLEPKLVGVEPAAFLGIVLPVAINVLAMLAVTFGSFYQKARIVSGDLRTVTAVQYGTAFIVTLPFAWALEPMRIEWNLTMILVLAWSVLALSLGGVGLYLMMIRRGAISRVSTFLYLVPVLVAGEAWILFGEALSPVQIAGVVVTVAGVVLASRK comes from the coding sequence ATGCTCTCTTCCCCCCTGTTCCTGCGGCTCACGCCCGTCATCTTCACCTTCCTCTGGTCGTCAGGCTGGGTCGTCGCCGGCTATTCGGCGCTCTATGCGGATGCGCTGACCTTCCTGGCCGTTCGCTTCGCCTGCGCCGGTGTGCTGCTTGCGGGGCTCGCCTTCGCGCTGCGCGCGCCCTGGCCCAAGGGCCGGCGCGCCATCATCGACTGTATCGTCACCGGTGTCCTGCTGCACGCAGCCTATCTCGGTGGCCTGTGGTGGGCGATCCGCAACGGTCTGCCGACCGGAATTTCCGGCCTGATCGCGGGCCTCCAGCCGATTTTGACCGCGCTGTTCGCGCCGGCGCTCGTAGGCGAGCGGATATCGCCGATCCGCTGGGTCGGCATCCTCTGCGGCTTCCTCGGTATCGCGCTGGTGCTCGAGCCCAAGCTTGTCGGTGTCGAACCCGCGGCATTCTTGGGCATCGTGCTGCCGGTTGCAATCAATGTCCTCGCCATGCTCGCGGTGACCTTCGGGTCCTTCTACCAGAAGGCCCGCATCGTCTCCGGCGATCTGCGCACGGTCACGGCCGTGCAATACGGCACCGCCTTCATCGTGACGCTGCCCTTCGCCTGGGCGCTGGAGCCGATGCGCATCGAGTGGAACCTCACCATGATCCTGGTGCTGGCCTGGTCGGTGCTGGCGCTCTCGCTCGGCGGCGTCGGGCTCTATCTGATGATGATCCGGCGTGGCGCGATCTCGCGCGTCTCGACCTTCCTCTATCTCGTGCCGGTTCTGGTAGCGGGCGAAGCCTGGATTCTTTTCGGCGAGGCGCTGTCGCCGGTTCAGATCGCCGGCGTGGTGGTGACGGTCGCGGGCGTCGTGCTGGCGAGCCGCAAATAG
- a CDS encoding MFS transporter translates to MTESLAAPVTVPAPVRRSSLLRTIVATNIGAVFEWYDLVLYAMFVVTLSKLFFPAGDPAVSVLLSLGTFASAWLVRPLGAIVIGAYADRAGRKPALILSAGLMMLGTLLTAILPGYATIGLAAPILLLLARMIQGFSAGGEFGSATAMLIEQDPSRRGFYGATQWASSGFAVFMASMFAYLINASLTPEQVMSWGWRVPFLFGLLIGPVAWYIRQRVDESAEFEKAEQSPVPLAEVMTHDKLRVLAGAGIVAAGAAGSFMNTYMPTFATTKLGLDPSVALIGTIFAGLINSTMPFFFGHLSDRVGRIPLMGTFAVLGLVMTYPMFQWLVASPSVGTLIAIQSMLALVLYCGYYATAPALLSELYQTRRRVTGISISYVLGQLLFGGVTPLVVGFIVGRTGNPTDAGLYLTAIIFISLVSLWGCRRLGVR, encoded by the coding sequence ATGACAGAGTCTCTTGCCGCGCCGGTCACTGTGCCTGCGCCCGTCCGCCGCTCCTCGCTTCTGCGCACCATCGTCGCCACCAATATCGGCGCGGTGTTCGAGTGGTACGACCTCGTGCTCTACGCAATGTTCGTGGTGACGCTGTCGAAGCTGTTCTTCCCAGCCGGCGACCCCGCCGTCAGCGTTCTGCTCAGTCTCGGTACCTTTGCCAGCGCCTGGCTGGTGCGGCCGCTCGGCGCGATCGTCATCGGCGCCTATGCCGACCGCGCGGGGCGCAAGCCCGCGCTCATCCTCTCAGCCGGGCTGATGATGCTCGGCACCCTGCTCACGGCCATACTACCCGGCTACGCGACGATCGGGCTTGCCGCCCCCATCCTACTGCTGCTCGCCCGCATGATCCAGGGCTTCTCGGCCGGCGGGGAATTCGGCAGCGCCACCGCCATGCTGATCGAGCAGGATCCGAGCCGCCGCGGCTTCTATGGCGCGACGCAATGGGCGAGCTCGGGCTTTGCCGTGTTCATGGCCTCGATGTTCGCCTATCTCATCAACGCGTCCCTCACGCCCGAGCAGGTCATGTCCTGGGGTTGGCGCGTGCCGTTCCTGTTTGGCCTGCTGATCGGCCCCGTCGCCTGGTATATCCGTCAACGCGTCGATGAATCGGCCGAGTTCGAGAAGGCCGAACAAAGCCCCGTGCCGCTGGCCGAAGTCATGACGCATGACAAGCTGCGCGTCCTGGCGGGCGCGGGCATCGTCGCGGCCGGCGCGGCGGGCAGCTTCATGAACACGTATATGCCGACCTTCGCCACGACCAAGCTCGGACTCGACCCGTCCGTGGCGCTGATCGGCACGATCTTCGCCGGCCTGATCAACTCGACCATGCCATTCTTCTTCGGCCATCTCTCGGACCGCGTCGGCCGCATCCCGCTGATGGGCACGTTTGCCGTGCTTGGCCTGGTGATGACCTATCCGATGTTCCAGTGGCTCGTCGCCAGCCCCAGCGTCGGCACGCTCATCGCCATCCAGTCCATGCTCGCGCTGGTGCTCTATTGCGGCTACTACGCCACCGCTCCGGCGCTGCTGTCGGAGCTCTACCAGACCCGTCGCCGCGTCACCGGCATCTCGATCAGCTATGTGCTGGGCCAGCTCCTGTTCGGTGGTGTCACGCCGCTCGTCGTCGGCTTCATCGTCGGCCGCACCGGCAATCCGACCGATGCCGGGCTCTACCTGACCGCGATCATATTCATCAGCCTGGTGAGCCTCTGGGGCTGCCGGCGCCTGGGCGTGCGGTAA